tcccagctgtgtcagggtacaagtcccagctgtgtctgggtacaagtcccagctgtgtctgggtacaagtcccagctgtgtctgggtacaagtcccggctgtgtctgggtacaagtcccagctgtgtctgggtacaagtcccggctgtgtctgggtacaagtcccagctgtgtctgggtacaagtcccGGCTGTGTCAGGgtacaagtcccagctgtgtcaggGTACAAGTCCCGGCTATGTCTGTGTACAAGTCCCGGCTGTGTCTGTgtacaagtcccagctgtgtctgggtaaaaGTCCCGGCTGTGTCTGTGTACAAGTCCCGGCTGTGTCAGGGTACAAGTCCCGGCTGTGTCTGTGTACAAGTCCCAGCTATGTCAGGGTACAAGTCccggctgtgtctgggtacaagtcccggctgtgtctgggtacaagtcccagctgtgtcaggGTACAAGTCccggctgtgtctgggtacaagtcccGGCTGTGTCAGGgtacaagtcccagctgtgtctgggtacaagtcccGGCTGTGTCAGGGTACAAGTCCCAGCTATGTCAGGgtacaagtcccagctgtgtctgggtacaagtcccggcagtgtctgggtacaagtcccagctgtgtcagggtacaagtcccagctgtgtctgggtacaagtcccagctgtgtcagggaacaagtcccagctgtgtctgggtacaagtcccagctgtgtcagggtacaagtcccagctgtgtcaggGAACAAGTCccggctgtgtctgggtacaagtcccagctgtgtctgggtacaagtcccagctgtgtcagggaacaagtcccagctgtgtcagggtacaagtcccagctgtgtcagggaacaagtcccagctgtgtcaaggtacaagtcccagctgtgtcagggaacaagtcccagctgtgtcaggGTACAAGTCAAAGCTGTGTCAAGGTACAAGTCCCAGCTGTATCTGGgtacaagtcccagctgtgtctgggtacaagtcccagctgtgtctgtgtacaagtcccagctgtgtcagagaacaagtcccagctgtgtcagggtacaagtcccagctgtgtctgtgtacaagtcccagctgtgtcaggGAACAAGTCTCAGCTGTGTCAGGGTACAAGTTCCAGCTGTGTCAAGgtacaagtcccagctgtgtctgggtacaagtcccagctgtgtctgggtacaagtcccagctgtgtctgtgtacaagtcccagctgtgtcagggaacaagtcccagctgtgtctgggtacaagtgacaggatgaacaactcagcgggttttcttcctattggggagtgttgtacatgctgctatggcggtgtgtccacccacaagatgagtgacactgcccaatactggcactatggcggtgtgtccactcacaggatgagtgacacttcccaatactctcactatggcggtgtgtccactcacaggatgagtgacactgcccaattctgtcactatggcggtgtgtccactcacaggatgagtgacactgcccaatactgtcactatggcggtgtgtccactcacaggatgagtggcgctgcccaataatgtcactatagcggtgtgtccactcacaggatgagtgacactgcccaatactggcactatggcggtgtgtccactcacaggatgagtgacacttcccaatactctcactatggcggtgtgtccactcacaggatgagtgacactgcccaatactgtcactatggcggtgtgtccactcacaggatgagtgacgctgcccaatactggcactatggcggtgtgtccactcacaggatgagtgacgctgcccaatactgtctttatggcggtgtttccactcacaggatgagtgacgctgcccaatactgtcactatggcggtgtgtccactcacaggatgagtgacgctgcccaatactgtcacaatacTACCCATGTTGTCGTGGGTGGAGGGCCCCCATGTTGTCGTGGGTGGAGGGCCCCCATGTTGTCGTGGGTGGAGGGCCCCCATGTTGTCGTGGGTGGAGGGcccccatgttgtcctgggtggaGGGCCCCCATGTTGTCGTGGGTGGAGGGCCCCCATGTTGTCGTGGGTGGAGGGcccccatgttgtcctgggtggaGGGcccccatgttgtcctgggtggaGGGcccccatgttgtcctgggtggaGGGctcccatgttgtcctgggtggaGGGcccccatgttgtcctgggtggaGGGcccccatgttgtcctgggtggaGGGCCCCCATGTTATCCTGGGTGGAGGGcccccatgttgtcctgggtggaGGTcccccatgttgtcctgggtggaGGGctcccatgttgtcctgggtggaGGGcccccatgttgtcctgggtggaGGGcccccatgttgtcctgggtggaGGGcccccatgttgtcctgggtggaGGGCCCCCATGTTATCCTGGGTGGAGGGcccccatgttgtcctgggtggaGGGcccccatgttgtcctgggtggaGGGCTCCCATATTGTCCTGGGTGGATGgccccatgttgtcctgggtggaGGGctcccatgttgtcctgggtggaGGGcccccatgttgtcctgggtggaGGGctcccatgttgtcctgggtggaGGGCTCCCATGTTTTCCTGGGTGGAGGGcccccatgttgtcctgggtggaGGGctcccatgttgtcctgggtggaGGGctcccatgttgtcctgggtggaGGGcccccatgttgtcctgggtggaGGGcccccatgttgtcctgggtggaGGGCTCCCATGTTTTCCTGGGTGGAGGGcccccatgttgtcctgggtggaGGGcccccatgttgtcctggggggagggtccccatgttgtcctgggtggaGGGCCCCCATGTTATCCTGGGTGGAGGGcccccatgttgtcctgggtggaGGGcccccatgttgtcctgggtggaGGGcccccatgttgtcctgggtggaGGGcccccatgttgtcctgggtggaGGGGCCCCATGGGTCAGGGCCCCAAACAATGATGCATGGTAACTGAAACAACTTTACAAACACAGGTTTGTTTGGCCCCCAGAGTCGGGGAAGGGgcatggtgccccccccccccatgggccCCCCACCACCCTTGAGGGCCCccatggacccccccccccctcccataacAAAAACAATACCATATACTCATTACGGTCAACAATGGAGCAACGCTCGTGTCTGGGAACCTTTGACAACAGTGTTGTTGATCAGTAGACAGGTGTGTCATAtggccaattatgtgtttgtccctCATCTTGAAAGCCCTGTTTGTTTGCttgcttgtttgttttgtttgttcTACACGAATGTTTGATGACAGTAATTTGTGAGAGAAGAACTGGCGTAGATTGTGCAATGGTACGGaggcctggggggagggagggagggggagagagggagagggagggaaggggaaggagggagagagggagggagggagggagggagggagggagggagggagagggagtgagggagagggagtgagggagggagggagggagagggagggaaggggaaggagggagagagggagggagggagggagggagggagggagagggagtgagggagagggagtgagggagggagggagagggagtgagggagagggagtgagggagggagggagggagagggagggaaggggaaggagggagagagggagggagggagggagggagggagggagggagggagggagggagggagggagggagggagggagtgagggagagggagtgagggagggagggagggagagggagggaaggggaaggagggagagagggagggagggagggagggagggagggagggagggagggagggagggagggagggagggagggagggagggagggagggagggagggagggagggagagggagtgagggagagggagtgagggagggagggagagggagggaaggggaaggagggagatagggagggagggagggagggagggaaggagggagggagggagggagggagggagggagggagggagggagggagggacggagggagggagagggagtgaaggagagggagtaagggagggagggagggagggagggagagggagggaaggggaaggagggagagagggagggaaggagtgagggagggagggatggagggagggagggagggagggagggagggagagggagtgagggagagggagtgaggggagggacggagggagagggagggagggaaagagggagagacggggagagagagggagggaggttagAAGCATGGGAACAAATAATAGCAGAGCCTGGAAACTTTGCTGGTTATTGTCCCAAGTTCCACTTCCCCCAGCAGGTGTTCCACAAGTTCCACTTCCCCCAGCAGGTGTTCCACAAGTTCCACTTCCCCCAGCAGGTGTTCCACAAGTTCCACTTCACCCAGCAGGTGTTCCACAAGTTCCACTTCCCCCAGCAGGTGTTCCACAAGTTCCACTTCACCCAGCAGGTGTTCCACAAGTTCCACTTCCCCCAGCAGGTGTTCCACAAGTTCCACTTCCCCCAGCAGGTGTTCCACAAGTTCCACTTCCCCAGCAGATGTTCCACAAGTTCCACTTCCCCTCAGCAGGTGTTCCACAAGTTCCACTTCCCGCAGATGTTCCACAAGTTCCACTTCCCCCAGCAGGTGTTCCACAAGTTCCACTTCCTCAGCAGGTGTTCCACAAGTTCCACTTCCCCCAGCAGGTGTTCCACAAGTTCCACTTCCCCCAGCAGGTGTTCCACAAGTTCCACTTCACCAAGCAGGTGTTCCACAAGTTCCACTTCCCCAGCAGGTGTTCCACAAGTTCCACTTCACCAAGCAGGTGTTCCACAAGTTCCACTTCCCCGAGCAGGTGTTCCACAAGTTCCACTTCCCCCAGCAGGTGTTCCACAAGTTCCACTTCCCCAGCAGGTGTTCCACAAGTTCCACTTCACCAAGCAGGTGTTCCACAAGTTCCACTTCCCCAGCAGGTGTTCCAAAGTTCCACTTCCCCCAGCAGGTGTTCCTCAAGTTCCACTTCTCCAGCAGGTGTTTCACAAGTTCCACTTCCCCCAGCAGGTGTTCCACAAGTTCCACTTCCCCCAGCAGGTGTTCCACAAGTTCCACTTCCCCAAGCAGGTGTTCCACAAGTTCCACTTCCCCCAGCAGATGTTCCACAAGTTCCACTTCCCCCAGCAGATGTTCCACAAGTTCCACTTCCCCCAGCAGATGTTCCAAAGTTCCACTTCCCCCAGCAGGTGTTCCACAAGTTCCACTTCCCCCAGCAGATGTTCCAAAGTTCCACTTCCCCCAGCAGGTGTTCCACAAGTTCCACTTCCCCCAGCAGGTGTTCCACAAGTTCCACTTCCCCCAGCAGGTGTTCCACAAGTTCCACTTCCCCCAGCAGATGTTCCAAAGTTCCACTTCCCCCAGCAGGTGTTCCACAAGTTCCACTTCCACCAGCAGATGTTCCAAAGTTCCACTTACCCAAACAGGTGTTCCACAAGTTCCACTTCCCCAAGCAGGTGTTCCACAAGTTCCACTTCCCCAGCAGGTGTTCCACAAGTTCCACTTCCCCCAACAGGTGTTCCCCCACCTGCTTCCGAAGCAGGTGTTCTGCAAGTTCCACTTCCCCCAGCAGGTGTTCCACAAGTTCCACTTCCCCAGCAGGTGTTCCACAAGTTCCACTTCCCCAAGCAGGTGTTCCACAAGTTCCACTTCCCCTAGCAGGTGTTCCACAAGTTCCACTTCCTCAGCAGGTGTTCCACAAGTTCCACTTCCCCCAGCAGGTGTTCCACTTCCCCCAGCAGGTGTTCCACAAGTTCCACTTCCCCCAGCAGGTGTTCCACAAGTTCCACTTCCCCCAGCAGGTGTTCCACAAGTTCCACTTCCCCAGCAGGTGTTCCACAAGTTCCACTTCACCAAGCAGGTGTTCCACAAGTTCCACTTCCCCAGCAGGTGTTCCAAAGTTCCACTTCCCCCAGCAGGTGTTCCTCAAGTTCCACTTCTCCAGCAGGTGTTTCACAAGTTCCACTTCCCAAGCAGGTGTTCCACAAGTTCCACTTCCCCCAGCAGGTGTTCCACAAGTTCCACTTCCCCAAGCAGGTGTTCCACAAGTTCCACTTCACCCAGCAGGTGTTCCACAAGTTCCACTTCACCAAGCAGGTGTTCCACAAGTTCCACTTCCCCAGCAGGTGTTCCACAAGTTCCACTTCCCCCAGCAGGTATTCCACAAGTTCCACTTCCCCAAGCAGGTGTTCCACAAGTTCCACTTCACCCAGCAGGTGTTCCACAAGTTCCACTTCACCAAACAGGTGTTCCACAAGTTCTACTTCCCCCAGCAGGTGTTCCACAAGTTCCACTTCCCCCAGCAGGTGTTCCACAAGTTCCACTTCACCCAGCAGGTGTTCCACAAGTTCCACTTCCCCCAGCAGGTGTTCCACAAGTTCCACTTCACCAAACAGGTGTTCCACAAGTTCTACTTCCCCAGCAGGTGTTCCACAAGTTCCACTTCCCCCAGCAGGTGTTCCACAAGTTCCACTTCACCCAGCAGGTGTTCCACAAGTTCCACTTCCCCCAGCAGGTGTTCCACAAGTTCCACTTCACCAAGCAGGTGTTCCACAAGTTCCACTTCCCCCAGCAGGTGTTCCACAAGTTCCACTTCCCCAAGCAGGTGTTCCACAAGTTCCACTTCACCCAGCAGGTGTTCCACAAGTTCCACTTCCCCCAGCAGGTGTTCCTCAAGTTCCACTTCCCCCAGCAGGTGTTCCACAAGTTCCACTTCACCAAGCAGGTGTTCCACAAGTTCCACTTCCCCCAGCAGGTGTTCCACAAGTTCCACTTCACCAAGCAGGTGTTCCACAAGTTCCACTTCCCCCAGCAGGTGTTCCAAAGTTCCACTTCCCCCAGCAGGTGTTCCACAAGTTCCACTTCACCCAGCAGGTGTTCCACAAGTTCCACTTCCCCCAGCAGGTGTTCCACAAGTTCCACTTCCCCCAGCAGGTGTTCCACAAGTTCCACTTCCCCCAGCAGGTGTTCCAAAGTTCCACTTCCCCCAGCAGGTGTTCCACAAGTTCCACTTCACCCAGCAGGTGTTCCACAAGTTCCACTTCCCCCAGCAGGTGTTCCACAAGTTCCACTTCCCCCAGCAGGTGTTCCACAAGTTCCACTTCCCCCAGCAGGTGTTCCACAAGTTCCACTTCCCCCAGCAGGTGTTCCACAAGTTCCACTTCCCCCAGCAGGTGTTCCACAAGTTCCACTTCCCCCAGCAGGTGTTCCACAAGTTCCACTTCCCCCAGCAGCTGTTCCACAGTTCCACTTCCCCCAGCAGGTGTTCCACAAGTTCCACTTCCCCCAGCAGGTGTTCCACAAGTTCCACTTCCCCCAGCAGGTGTTCCACAAGTTCCACTTCCCCCAGCAGGTGTTCCACAAGTTCCACTTCCCCCAGCAGGTGTTCCACAAGTTCCACTTCCCCCAGCAGGTGTTCCACAAGTTCCACTTCCCCCAGCAGGTGTTCCCGGAGCGGAATTAGCGTGACTCAGCACACTTTTTTCTCTTTATGCATCACACAAATTAAATTATTCTGCTGAAAGTTTTCTTGACATTCTAAAGGCCAATTGCCTGAGTGGAGAACTTGGCCGCCGGCCGGGGATTCGAACCCGTGACCCGAGCAGCGCTGGCAGCGTTCCCATATCACTCAACCCCCATGTACTCATCACTCCACCATGAGTACGACATTCAACAAACTTGTGTTGGATTATTTTATCATgcgagtaccagcttggagaatgAATGGATCGGTGAGtgaatactcacctagttgtactcacctagttgtactcaccaggttgtactcacctggttgttctcacctagttgttctcacctggttgtactcacctggttgttctCACCTGGTTGTTCTCATCTGGTTgttctcacctggttgtactcacctggttgtactcacctggttgttctcacctggttgtactcacctggttgtactcacctggttgttctcacctggttgtactcaccttgttgtactcacctggttgttctcacctggttgtactcacctagttgtactcacctaattgtactcacctggttgtactcacctggttgttctcacctagttgtactgacctggttgtactcacctggttgtactcacctggttgttctcacctggttgtactcacctgattgtacacacctggttgtactcacctagttgtactcaccgagttgtactgacctggttgtactcacctggttgtactcacctagttgtactcacctggttgtactcacttagttgcactcacctagttgtactcacctggttgtactcacttagttgcactcacctggttgtacacacctggttgtactcacctggttgttctcacctggttgtactcacctagttgtactcacctggttgttctcacctggttgtactcacctggttgtactcacctggttgttctCACCTggttgtatactcacctagttgtactcaccgagttgtactgacctggttgtactcacctagttgtactcaccgagttgtactcacctggttgtactcacctggttgttctcacctagttgtgctcacctagttgaactcacctagttgtactcacctggttgttctcacctggttgtactcacctggttgtactcacctgtttgttctcacctggttgtactcacctggttgtactcacctagttgtactcacctggttgtactcacctagttgtactcacctagttgaactcacctatttgttctcaccCAGTTGTATTccactagttgtactc
This genomic window from Procambarus clarkii isolate CNS0578487 chromosome 26, FALCON_Pclarkii_2.0, whole genome shotgun sequence contains:
- the LOC138368876 gene encoding uncharacterized protein; amino-acid sequence: MGALHPGQHGGPPPRKTWEPSTQDNMGALHPGQHGGPPPRTTWEPSTQDNMGALHPGQHGGPPPRKTWEPSTQDNMGALHPGQHGGPPPRTTWEPSTQDNMGPSTQDNMGALHPGQHGGPPPRTTWGPSTQDNMGALHPGQHGGPPPRTTWGPSTQDNMGALHPGQHGSPPPRTTWGTSTQDNMGALHPG